In a single window of the Allobranchiibius huperziae genome:
- a CDS encoding winged helix-turn-helix transcriptional regulator: MAFALSGVMRRRSRTSPGDRCPIDRTMQVVGTRSAILLMREALFGTFKFDDFVGRTGLTEAVVASRLRALVIAGLLAREPYQEPGQRTRHGYTLTDSGRDLMPAVLSLGQWGVKHAPGTMGRQFWHADCGEPVRVVVECADHHELDVEEITVG, translated from the coding sequence ATGGCTTTCGCCCTTTCCGGCGTCATGAGGCGCCGCAGCCGCACCTCACCGGGTGACCGCTGCCCCATCGACCGCACGATGCAGGTCGTGGGTACGCGGTCCGCGATCCTGTTGATGCGCGAGGCGCTCTTCGGGACGTTCAAGTTCGACGATTTCGTCGGCCGTACCGGGCTGACCGAAGCGGTCGTCGCCTCCCGCCTCCGTGCTCTCGTGATCGCCGGCCTCCTGGCGCGCGAGCCGTACCAGGAACCGGGCCAGCGCACCCGGCACGGTTACACGCTCACCGACAGCGGGCGCGATCTCATGCCCGCCGTCCTCTCCCTCGGGCAGTGGGGCGTCAAGCACGCCCCGGGCACGATGGGCCGCCAGTTCTGGCACGCCGACTGCGGAGAACCCGTGCGGGTCGTCGTCGAGTGCGCGGACCACCACGAGCTCGACGTCGAAGAGATCACCGTCGGCTGA
- a CDS encoding alpha/beta fold hydrolase produces the protein MIESALSVDTGDITMETFVDGVGPDVLLVHGFPHTRLLWSRVADRLIQRRRVIAPDLRGTGGSTRAADGYDADSLSTDLGLLLDRLGSTSTDIVAIDAGVPPAFLLALREPDRVRRLVLMESTLGVLPGAEDFFRAGPPWWFGFHQVPGLAEVVLEGHEDDYLDFFYRTGTFDGSGIDAEVRDAFVASYSGRESLRCAFEIYRAMPQTAAQIADAVAGARLRVPTLAIGAQPVGDALHRQLTPIADDLRGALVPKRGHIIPLDQPDALVTLLDQFLD, from the coding sequence GTGATCGAGAGCGCCCTGAGCGTCGACACCGGCGACATCACCATGGAGACCTTCGTCGACGGAGTCGGCCCAGACGTCCTGCTCGTCCATGGCTTCCCGCATACCAGGCTCCTCTGGTCGCGCGTGGCGGACCGACTGATCCAGCGGCGCCGAGTGATCGCGCCCGACCTGCGCGGGACCGGTGGCAGCACCCGCGCGGCGGACGGGTACGACGCGGACAGTCTGTCGACCGACCTGGGCCTGCTGCTCGATCGGCTCGGATCCACCTCGACGGACATCGTGGCGATCGACGCGGGGGTGCCACCGGCGTTCCTGCTGGCCCTGCGTGAACCGGATCGGGTCCGCCGCCTCGTCCTGATGGAGTCGACGCTCGGGGTGCTTCCGGGAGCGGAGGACTTCTTCCGCGCCGGCCCTCCGTGGTGGTTCGGCTTCCATCAGGTGCCGGGCCTTGCGGAGGTGGTGCTCGAAGGACATGAGGACGACTACCTCGACTTCTTCTACCGGACAGGCACGTTCGACGGATCCGGGATCGATGCAGAGGTGCGTGACGCGTTCGTCGCTTCGTACTCCGGTCGCGAATCGCTGCGCTGCGCCTTCGAGATCTACCGGGCGATGCCACAGACCGCCGCGCAGATCGCTGACGCCGTCGCGGGTGCCAGGCTGCGGGTGCCCACGCTCGCGATCGGCGCTCAGCCGGTGGGTGATGCCCTGCACCGGCAACTGACACCGATCGCGGACGATCTGCGCGGCGCCCTGGTCCCGAAGCGCGGACACATCATCCCGCTCGATCAGCCGGATGCGCTGGTGACGTTGCTCGACCAGTTCCTCGACTGA
- a CDS encoding spermidine synthase: MAGPPRQVTAVRELTRMSARLQELAYSETPRGTISLRRRREPTLDVDVYEVKLDDEFLMSSLFTVAEIELARLGLAQTRGSDLDVVVGGLGLGCTARAALEDPRVRSMIVVDALAEVIDWHERKLLPGADDLVDDPRTRLVLADFFAMAASDDGFDPDAAGRRFDAVLLDIDHTPRHVLHPDHAAFYSLDGLRRLKGHLKPDGVFALWSDDPPDDDFITLLDGVFDSSEAHVVTFANFLTGGHSANTVYVAR; encoded by the coding sequence GTGGCAGGTCCGCCGCGGCAGGTGACGGCGGTGAGGGAGTTGACCCGGATGAGCGCACGGTTGCAGGAGCTCGCCTACAGCGAGACTCCGCGCGGCACCATCAGCCTGCGTCGCCGCCGGGAGCCCACGCTCGACGTCGACGTCTACGAGGTGAAGCTCGACGACGAGTTCCTCATGTCGAGCCTGTTCACCGTCGCGGAGATCGAGCTCGCCAGGCTCGGCCTCGCGCAGACCCGGGGCAGCGACCTGGACGTCGTCGTCGGCGGCCTCGGCCTCGGCTGCACCGCACGGGCCGCGTTGGAAGATCCCCGAGTGCGCTCGATGATCGTCGTCGATGCGTTGGCCGAGGTCATCGACTGGCACGAACGAAAGCTGCTGCCGGGAGCCGACGACCTCGTGGACGACCCGCGGACCCGGCTGGTGTTGGCGGACTTCTTCGCCATGGCCGCCTCCGACGACGGCTTCGACCCGGACGCTGCCGGCCGCCGGTTCGACGCCGTACTGCTCGACATCGACCACACGCCGCGCCACGTGTTGCACCCCGACCATGCGGCCTTCTACAGCCTCGACGGGTTGCGCCGGCTCAAGGGGCATCTGAAACCGGACGGTGTCTTCGCCCTCTGGTCCGACGACCCGCCGGACGATGACTTCATCACGTTGCTGGACGGGGTCTTCGACTCCTCGGAGGCGCACGTCGTCACCTTCGCGAACTTCCTCACCGGTGGCCACTCGGCCAACACGGTGTACGTCGCGCGGTGA
- a CDS encoding sugar porter family MFS transporter produces MTVSEQDTATGEEARGHFTPALWLAAIASAISSFLYGYDTGIISAALLQIRKDFNTGHSSEQVIAGSILFGAVLGALACSRLSEQRGRRGTILMLACIFIVGALACALSPSAPLLCVSRVILGFAVGGATQTVPMYVAELAPPARRGQLVLTFQVGIGTGILVSTIVGATQSLSWRVSIGLAVVPATILLLTVLRLPESPRWLVAQDRADDARRSLSLMRPRGASLDGEIGEITQNVTEELDVKASQRGWSGLRQAWVRPAIIVGCGIAMFTQLSGIEMIIYYAPTILTDAGFSTSTALRVSVGLASTYLVMMLVGLNIIDRVGRRRLTLIMVPGTAAALFVLGLLFVTGHSGRHDIPFIITCLIVFMFFNAGGLQLMGWLTESEIYPLAVRGAGSSLQAAVLWTTNLAITLTVLTIIDAVGVGQTMWLYALFNVAAWIFVFVRMPELTGRSLEQIEHALREGHFTPRSFAQATRDEAT; encoded by the coding sequence GTGACCGTGAGCGAGCAGGACACCGCGACCGGCGAAGAGGCGCGTGGGCATTTCACGCCGGCGCTGTGGCTCGCGGCCATCGCATCGGCGATCTCCTCGTTCCTCTACGGCTACGACACCGGCATCATCTCCGCCGCGCTGCTGCAGATCCGCAAGGACTTCAACACCGGCCACAGCTCCGAGCAGGTGATCGCCGGCAGCATCCTCTTCGGAGCGGTCCTCGGCGCACTCGCCTGCAGTCGACTCTCGGAGCAGCGCGGCCGACGCGGCACCATCCTCATGCTGGCGTGCATCTTCATCGTCGGTGCTCTCGCGTGCGCCCTGTCCCCGAGTGCGCCCCTGCTGTGCGTCTCGCGTGTCATCCTCGGCTTCGCCGTCGGCGGCGCCACCCAGACCGTGCCGATGTACGTCGCCGAACTCGCCCCGCCCGCGCGCCGCGGTCAGCTGGTGCTCACCTTCCAGGTCGGCATCGGCACCGGCATCCTCGTCTCGACCATCGTCGGCGCGACACAGAGCCTCAGCTGGCGCGTCTCCATCGGACTCGCCGTCGTGCCGGCGACGATCCTGCTGCTCACCGTGCTGCGCCTGCCGGAGAGTCCCCGTTGGCTGGTGGCGCAGGACCGAGCGGACGATGCCCGAAGGTCGTTGTCGCTCATGCGTCCTCGAGGTGCATCACTGGACGGGGAGATCGGCGAGATCACCCAGAACGTCACCGAGGAGCTCGATGTCAAGGCCAGTCAGCGCGGATGGTCCGGGCTGCGGCAGGCATGGGTGCGGCCCGCCATCATCGTGGGCTGCGGCATCGCGATGTTCACGCAGTTGAGCGGCATCGAGATGATCATCTACTACGCGCCGACCATCCTCACGGATGCGGGATTCTCGACCAGCACCGCGCTACGCGTGAGTGTCGGACTGGCGAGCACCTACCTCGTGATGATGCTGGTCGGCCTCAACATCATCGACCGTGTCGGCCGACGACGGCTCACCCTCATCATGGTGCCGGGCACCGCGGCTGCACTCTTCGTGCTCGGCCTGCTCTTCGTGACCGGTCACAGCGGGCGGCACGACATCCCGTTCATCATCACCTGCCTGATCGTCTTCATGTTCTTCAACGCCGGCGGCTTGCAGCTGATGGGCTGGCTGACCGAGTCGGAGATCTACCCGCTCGCGGTGCGCGGCGCAGGATCGAGCCTGCAGGCGGCGGTGCTCTGGACGACCAACCTGGCCATCACACTCACCGTGCTCACCATCATCGACGCCGTCGGCGTCGGGCAGACGATGTGGCTCTACGCCCTCTTCAACGTCGCGGCATGGATCTTCGTCTTCGTGAGGATGCCGGAGCTCACCGGCCGCTCCCTGGAACAGATCGAGCACGCCCTGCGCGAGGGGCATTTCACTCCGCGCAGCTTCGCCCAGGCCACTCGCGACGAGGCGACCTGA
- a CDS encoding universal stress protein has translation MNIVVGYIPSPEGLAAIDHAVTMAKLGEGRLVVLNCGTRGSDADPSFSEAADWDAVDQKLTSLGLTHEMRQPAQARTPADEILKAASDIAADLIVIGIRRRSPVGKLIAGSTSQQVLLDANCPVLAVKRPLDGS, from the coding sequence GTGAACATCGTTGTCGGATACATCCCCAGCCCAGAAGGTCTGGCGGCCATCGACCACGCCGTCACCATGGCCAAGCTCGGCGAAGGACGACTCGTCGTCCTCAACTGCGGCACCCGTGGCAGCGACGCCGACCCCAGCTTCTCCGAGGCGGCGGACTGGGACGCCGTCGATCAGAAGCTCACGTCGCTCGGCCTCACCCACGAGATGCGTCAGCCCGCGCAGGCCAGGACACCCGCGGACGAGATTCTGAAGGCCGCGTCCGACATCGCCGCGGATCTCATCGTCATCGGCATCCGCCGCCGGTCCCCCGTTGGCAAGCTGATCGCGGGCAGCACCTCGCAGCAGGTGCTGCTGGACGCGAACTGCCCCGT